AATCAAGAAAATACACGAGCACTCTTCTTCTGGTTCTTCGAAGCCTTGTCTGAAGCCCCAACAAGACCTCTAGTTCTCTGGCTCAATGGAGGTATAATTACGTCACTTATACAATATTCTCATTTTTCGTTTTTCTATGGGTTTTATGGATTATGAGTATGTCCCGCAGGTCCTGGATGTTCATCCATTGGATATGGAGCAGCATCTGAATTAGGACCTTTTCGTGTGGTTGAAAATGGGACAAGCCTTAGATTCAATCAATACTCTTGGGTCCAAGGTTTTTCTTTTTGTTCCTTTCTTTTCTTTTTTAACTATGAAATATTACACCATAAAATAAAAGTCGTGACCGGTTTTAAATAATTCAATATGGAAAATTTTAATAGAAATTCACGAAAAAAATCAATGAATTGCAGGAGCGAATATGTTGTTCTTAGAATCACCGGTTGGAGTAGGGTTTTCGTACACCAACACATCTTCCGATTTGGACAACCTCAACGACAGTTTCGTTGGTAAGTACTCCATAACTAGAAGACCATGCAAAAGAACCATCTGAATAAGGTGGTCAGATTTTCAGAAACTGTTTCTTAACTACTGGAAAGCATACTCTAAACTAAATGAAAGTATCTTATAAAAATAAATGTGAAAATGTTTTACAACAGCGGAAGATGCATACAACTTCATGGTTGCTTGGTTTGCAAGGTATCCCCAATATAAGTCTCGTGATTTCTTCATCGCTGGTGAAAGCTATGCCGGTGAGCTTAATTATTTACCCTCATGTTTCTTCTCGAGTTTTTGGATTAGTAACTCGATATAGAATACCAACTAATTAAAAGGCGAAAAGATATAGGACTGAACAAGTACATATAAAACTGAAGCATGAAAAGTGGATTTATCTAATTATTTAGGAAATAATAAAATATGATGTCGTATGGGTTATACTCTTTACAGGTCACTACGCACCTCAGCTAGCCGAGCAAATATACGATCGAAACAAAGTTAAATCAAAAGAGTCCTTCATTAACCTCAAAGGCTTCATTGTACGTATATTTCTGTATTTGCTAGTGCAACTATTAACTACTTGCACGAGGAAAGCGTAACGTTGATCCAATCTGACCGGTGTTTCTTGTTAAAAAGAAACTTTTAATCAACAAAATTTAATGCTAGACCCGACCGCCCATCCGTATAGTATAATAGAAAAAGAATTTACAATATATAATAACACAGACTTATTTGCTGGATATTTTTTTTCAAAGTTAATTATGATATATTTTCGTTCTAATTACGTAATTAACTTTAAAATCAAGTTCAGTCCGCAAGTTTTTGTATTTGCTAACATAATCGCATTTCGATTATTTTAAACAATGCTGCTACAGAATTAATTTGACCACTTTATTTCGTTACACGTAGGTAGGCAATCCATTGACGGACGACGAGTACGATAACAAGGGGATTCTAGAATACGCATGGAGCCATGCAGTAATCTCCGACAATCTCTACGACACCGCAAAACGTAATTGCGACTTCAAGTCATCGAATTGGTCGGAACCATGCAACGTTGCCATGAATACAATGTTCCAAAAATACAAAGAGATTGATATTTATAATATATATGCTCCCAAGTGCACCACCAGTAACTCATCAGCAGCTTCCTTCTTAGGAGTTTTCAATAAGTCTCCGGCAATGAAAGACTGGTTCAAGCGAGTGAGATGGTTTGAAGGTTACGATCCTTGTTACTCTGATTATGCTGAAAAATATTTCAACAGAGTTGATGTTCGAACGTCTCTTCATGCCAGTACACGAGATGTATCAAGGTGGAAGGTTTGCAAGTAAGTTTTATGCATGATAGTTCTGAATTTCCTAATTATTATGTTCTTACAACTCCTAATTATTATTAAAACAAGGTTGACATATTAAATTTGAAAATAGTGTTTTTTTACTTATGGTACAGTGATTCGATATTGCAAACGTACCAATTCACTGTCTCCTCAATGTTGCCGACCTATAGTAAGCTCATCAAAGCTGGTCTCAAGATATGGGTTTATAGGTACGATCTACATCTATCTTCTTCTGCTATATGTCAAAGAGAGAATACAATCTCGTGCCGTTTTATTAATCTTACAAAAAGTTTATATACATAAGAGGGTAAGTCTTCGTATCCTCTCCATATAAGGAATATTCACATATTGAGAGATATGATTAATATATTATACGATATTTATACATGAGTCTTCAATACTCCCCCTCAAGTTGGAGTATGAAGATTACGAATGCCCAACTTGTGACGCAAGTATGCGAATTGTTGTGAACCCAATGCCTTGGTCAAGATGTCAGCAGGCTGCTCCGTCGTGCTGATATAAGCTGTAGCTAGTTTACCCTCTTGAATAACATCTCGAACAAAATGACAATCCACCTCCATATGCTTAGTTCGTTCATGGAAAACTGGATTCGATGCTATGTGTAGTGCTGCCTTATTATCACAATGTAGACGCATCGGACCCTTATGCTCGTCATCGAAAGCTGATAGTAGTTGCCTATCCCATAGTAATTCACGTGTAGTAAAACCCATCGTTCGATACTCTGCCTCAGCAGATGAGCACGATACTGTTGGCTGCTTCTTTGTCTTCCACGCAATAGGCGAGTCTCCTAACAGAACAACATAGCCTGTGAGCGACCTGCGAGTTATAGGACATGCCGCCCAGTCCGAATCACAGAATGCTTTAAGAGATAAGTCAGAGTCCGAGCTCAATAATATACCCTGGCCTGGACATCCTTTAAGATAGCGTACAACCCGAATCGCAGCCTCCCCAATGCTTAGTACGTGGGTGTTGCATAAACTGAGTTAAGATATGCACCGCATAAGACAGCTCTGGTCGAGTATAAGTCAGATAAACCAAGCGACCCACTAATCTTCTATATCCCTCTGGATCACGAAAGAAAGCTCCTTCACTTGTAGCTAACTTTTGATTTTGTTCCATTGGTGTCGCAGCCGGCTTACTCGAGATCACTCTCTGAAACAATGTCGAGAGCATATTTGCGCTGAGATAAGTAGATTCCTGCATCAGATCGAGCAACTTCGATTCCAAGAATGTACTTCAGTGGCCCCAAGTCTTTCATGTGAAAGCACTGACTCAAGTATCCTTTGAACTTCTTAATCTCGCCTGAATCATTCCCACCAATCAACAAATCATCCACATAGATAAGAACATACAGTCGCATAGTTCCACGCGTTAACACAAACATTGAGTAATCAGACTTCTTCTGAACGAAGCCATACCCTTTTAAAGCTGCAGTAAGCTTAGAAAACCAGCAACGAGGAGATTGACGCAGTCCATATATTGACTTCTTCAGTTTACAGACCTTGTTCTTATCTTTTGAAGCAAACCCCGGAGGTAACTTCATATATACGTCTTCCTCAATATCTCCATGGAGGAATGCATTGTGAACATCCATTTGATAGACCTCCCATTTCTTGACAGCCGCTATTTTCAAAAACGTCCTCACCGTAGTCATCTTGATAACTGGTGCAAATGTCTCATTATAATCAACTCCCTCTTCTTGTCTATTTCCATACGCGACCAACCTTGCTTTATATCTTTCAATCTCACCATTTGCCTTGTATTTGATGGTAAAAACCCAGCGACATCCAATCGCCTTCTTTCCCGGTGGAAGGTCTGTAACAAACCATGTGTCCTTTGTCTCAAGAGCATCAACCTCACCTGAGATTGCATTGCGCCATCTTTTATCTTTCACTGCCTCAGCATACGATTTAGGTATATATCCTTCTGTAACAGCTGCAAGGAATGCACTATGCGCACCAGAGAATTTGTCACACGATACATAGTTAGAGATCGGATATAGTACTGTACCTTGGCTCGAAGACGCTGTATTAGGCGGAGC
This sequence is a window from Brassica oleracea var. oleracea cultivar TO1000 chromosome C1, BOL, whole genome shotgun sequence. Protein-coding genes within it:
- the LOC106327126 gene encoding serine carboxypeptidase-like 33, producing MDLTHPRRKLNFLLIISLLLLSLRHQDYNVEAQNSDKVVNLPEQPSNPKISHFSGYVNVNQENTRALFFWFFEALSEAPTRPLVLWLNGGPGCSSIGYGAASELGPFRVVENGTSLRFNQYSWVQGANMLFLESPVGVGFSYTNTSSDLDNLNDSFVAEDAYNFMVAWFARYPQYKSRDFFIAGESYAGHYAPQLAEQIYDRNKVKSKESFINLKGFIVGNPLTDDEYDNKGILEYAWSHAVISDNLYDTAKRNCDFKSSNWSEPCNVAMNTMFQKYKEIDIYNIYAPKCTTSNSSAASFLGVFNKSPAMKDWFKRVRWFEGYDPCYSDYAEKYFNRVDVRTSLHASTRDVSRWKVCNDSILQTYQFTVSSMLPTYSKLIKAGLKIWVYSGDADGRVPVIGSRYCVEALGLPVKSEWRSWFHNHQVGGRITEYEGGLTFVTVRGAGHLVPLNKPEEALALFSSFLNGQALPSLP